In a single window of the Desulfovermiculus halophilus DSM 18834 genome:
- a CDS encoding GIY-YIG nuclease family protein encodes MFYYTYVLQSEIDEKFYVGFTKDLKLRFEQHNKGYVESTKHRRPLNLIYYEACLSQADATHREKYLKSYLGRQFLHRRLKSYLTG; translated from the coding sequence ATGTTCTATTACACGTACGTATTGCAAAGTGAAATTGATGAGAAATTTTACGTTGGGTTTACCAAAGACCTCAAGCTAAGATTTGAACAGCACAACAAAGGGTATGTAGAATCCACAAAACACCGCCGACCACTTAATCTCATCTACTACGAAGCCTGCCTTAGTCAAGCCGACGCTACTCACCGAGAGAAATACCTGAAGTCGTATTTGGGACGACAGTTTTTACATAGAAGGCTCAAATCTTATTTAACTGGGTAA
- a CDS encoding transposase yields the protein MGNHFHLLVTMRPEDEVSDKEVQTSFQRRYGDEYTLMPGQIPFYRQKWTSLSEYVKEIKQGFTRVYNKKRGRKGTFWAERFKSVIVEKGETLINCLAYIDLNPIRAGLVDRPEEYHWSSLGYRFRSSRKDGFLSWNLGLKEYNVKSPKERLRLYREFVYARGGVDLGKGRILDAIALPENVERFIQRTRFFTDAGIIGSREFVRQGFELFRDIIRPKRERKPHRIQGLDQVYSLKRLT from the coding sequence ATGGGCAATCACTTCCATCTTTTGGTCACCATGCGGCCGGAGGACGAGGTTTCGGATAAGGAGGTACAGACAAGCTTTCAGCGCAGATACGGGGACGAATATACCCTCATGCCCGGCCAGATTCCCTTCTATCGCCAGAAATGGACATCTCTTTCTGAGTACGTCAAAGAGATCAAGCAGGGGTTTACCCGTGTGTATAACAAAAAACGAGGCCGGAAGGGTACCTTCTGGGCTGAACGTTTCAAGAGCGTGATCGTGGAAAAGGGCGAGACTCTGATCAACTGCCTGGCCTACATCGATCTCAACCCTATCCGGGCCGGCCTAGTGGACAGGCCTGAAGAATACCACTGGTCATCTCTTGGCTATCGGTTCCGGTCCAGTCGCAAGGATGGTTTTCTGTCCTGGAACCTTGGCTTGAAGGAATATAATGTGAAGAGTCCCAAGGAACGTCTCCGTCTATACCGTGAGTTTGTCTACGCTCGAGGAGGTGTGGATTTGGGCAAAGGCAGGATCCTTGATGCCATTGCCTTGCCGGAAAATGTCGAACGCTTCATTCAGAGGACCCGCTTCTTTACCGATGCCGGTATCATAGGTTCCCGCGAATTTGTCCGCCAGGGATTTGAGCTCTTCCGAGATATCATAAGGCCTAAGCGGGAACGCAAGCCGCACAGGATCCAGGGGTTGGATCAGGTCTACTCTCTGAAGCGGCTGACCTGA
- a CDS encoding toxin-antitoxin system TumE family protein, with the protein MLNERSHHIENIIQKSSLVYSYTLQKEQLSSHSGYVEGEVLFVNGYRLSFFEFYYTVGNALELDKYRYHFMDCNNNLVFRYDNAPHHKDIESFPHHKHLPKKVVSSKLLMFSELIEEIEDCILSQL; encoded by the coding sequence ATGCTTAATGAGAGGTCTCATCATATTGAAAATATTATACAAAAAAGCTCATTAGTTTACTCATACACATTACAGAAGGAGCAATTGAGTTCTCACAGCGGTTATGTTGAAGGAGAAGTTCTATTTGTAAATGGTTACCGGTTATCTTTTTTCGAATTTTACTATACTGTAGGCAATGCTCTTGAACTCGATAAATATAGGTATCACTTCATGGATTGCAATAATAATCTTGTTTTTCGTTATGACAATGCGCCTCACCATAAAGATATCGAGTCATTTCCTCACCACAAGCACTTGCCTAAAAAAGTCGTAAGCAGCAAACTTTTGATGTTCTCTGAGCTTATTGAAGAGATTGAAGATTGTATTTTGAGTCAGTTGTGA
- a CDS encoding DUF3800 domain-containing protein: MKYRLYIDEVGNSDLQSSEDPNHRYLSLTGVIVELGYVRDVFHPRLESLKRDFFDSHPDEPIILHRKELVNKKRPFTCLHDQNNEEKFNTEILNFIEEIEYSVLTVVIDKLKHKQRYTVWRFDPYHYCLAILLERYVLWLEQNGQVGDVMAESRGGKEDRRLKGSFQRVYESGTDYVFSDKFALCLTSKQLKVKPKSNNVAGLQLADLIAHPAFKAAQARKNKQKLPRTFGGRIAEILERSKYIRRPDGIIEGWGRKWLP; this comes from the coding sequence ATGAAGTACAGGCTATATATTGATGAAGTTGGCAACTCAGATCTTCAGTCATCTGAAGATCCTAACCACAGGTATCTTAGCTTAACAGGGGTCATCGTAGAGCTTGGATATGTCAGAGATGTTTTTCATCCCAGACTTGAGTCACTTAAAAGGGACTTTTTTGATTCCCATCCTGATGAGCCAATCATTCTTCATAGAAAAGAATTAGTGAACAAGAAAAGACCTTTTACCTGCTTGCATGACCAAAATAATGAAGAAAAATTTAATACGGAAATCTTAAATTTTATTGAAGAAATTGAGTATTCAGTTTTGACAGTTGTTATTGATAAGCTAAAACATAAGCAAAGGTATACTGTATGGAGATTCGATCCATATCACTATTGCTTGGCCATTCTTTTAGAGCGGTATGTCCTTTGGCTGGAACAAAATGGGCAAGTTGGCGATGTTATGGCTGAATCCCGAGGTGGCAAGGAAGACCGTAGACTGAAAGGTTCTTTTCAAAGGGTATATGAGTCGGGAACAGACTATGTTTTTTCGGATAAGTTTGCGTTGTGCTTGACGAGCAAGCAACTGAAAGTCAAGCCGAAGTCAAATAATGTTGCTGGGTTGCAACTCGCAGACTTAATTGCTCATCCTGCTTTTAAGGCTGCTCAAGCAAGGAAAAACAAACAGAAGCTTCCCCGGACATTTGGTGGGAGGATAGCTGAAATTCTGGAAAGAAGTAAATATATCCGACGACCTGATGGGATCATCGAAGGTTGGGGCAGAAAATGGCTCCCATAA
- a CDS encoding Fic family protein, with product MEIASPGELPFGLTPEQLKKPHSSRPWNPLMANVFYRRGIIETWGRGTLKIMDLLDKAGLPAPEFFNQAGSFVVVFRIPKEKWLTPQNTPHVTPHDTPQVTPHDAPQVEQLLKICIQPLSRQEMQDRLGLKDREHFRKYYLKPALDAGLIEQTIPQAPKSKF from the coding sequence TTGGAAATTGCCAGCCCGGGGGAGCTGCCCTTTGGCTTGACTCCGGAGCAGCTGAAAAAGCCCCACAGTTCACGGCCCTGGAATCCGCTCATGGCCAATGTTTTTTACCGACGGGGGATTATTGAGACATGGGGCCGGGGCACCCTCAAGATTATGGACCTCCTGGATAAAGCGGGATTGCCGGCGCCAGAGTTTTTCAATCAAGCCGGGTCATTTGTGGTTGTATTTCGTATCCCGAAGGAGAAGTGGCTGACTCCGCAAAATACCCCCCATGTCACCCCGCATGATACCCCGCAAGTCACCCCGCATGATGCCCCGCAAGTCGAACAGCTTCTCAAGATCTGTATCCAGCCGTTATCCCGGCAAGAAATGCAAGATAGGCTAGGACTCAAGGACCGTGAACACTTTCGGAAATACTATTTAAAGCCTGCACTTGATGCTGGGTTGATTGAGCAGACGATCCCTCAAGCCCCCAAGAGTAAGTTTTAG
- a CDS encoding HigA family addiction module antitoxin — protein sequence MNQRLPNIHPGEILLEEFLLPLGISQNRLARDLSVPPRRINEIVHGKRSISAETAIRLARYFGNSEKFWLGLQEDFNLEEARMRLGDRVDREVKTHTA from the coding sequence ATGAATCAGCGTTTGCCCAATATTCATCCCGGAGAAATTCTCCTTGAGGAATTTCTTCTACCTCTTGGCATAAGCCAGAATAGACTTGCTCGCGATTTGAGCGTTCCTCCTCGACGCATCAACGAAATTGTCCACGGCAAGAGATCCATATCGGCTGAAACAGCTATCAGGTTAGCTCGATATTTTGGAAACTCCGAGAAATTTTGGCTGGGATTGCAAGAAGATTTCAATTTGGAAGAGGCACGAATGAGACTCGGCGACCGGGTGGATCGTGAAGTTAAGACCCACACTGCATAA
- a CDS encoding Mut7-C RNAse domain-containing protein, producing the protein MLTVHVRLYEELNQVLPASERKRTVTRTLPLGARLSRLLDALGLASETIDLALVNSRSVSLQHELQDQDLISLYPEFESFDIRGLTAVRDTPIRTPRFIAERAVSDVACLLRDKGYDCICPDGASSSELARRSLDEKRILLTTHPDLARVYNLDRCFCLRSRLPKEQLQEVVYRFQLE; encoded by the coding sequence ATGCTCACCGTCCATGTCCGGCTCTACGAGGAGCTCAACCAGGTTCTTCCCGCTTCTGAGCGCAAACGAACCGTAACTCGAACCCTGCCCCTGGGAGCCAGGCTCAGCCGACTTCTGGATGCTCTGGGACTTGCTTCGGAGACCATCGATCTGGCTCTGGTCAACTCCAGATCCGTTTCCCTGCAGCATGAGCTGCAGGACCAGGATCTGATCAGTCTCTATCCCGAGTTTGAGTCCTTTGATATTCGCGGGCTCACCGCTGTGCGGGATACCCCGATTCGAACCCCCAGATTCATTGCCGAGAGGGCTGTCAGCGATGTAGCCTGTTTATTGAGGGACAAGGGATATGACTGCATCTGTCCGGATGGTGCCTCGTCATCCGAGCTGGCCCGGAGGAGCCTGGATGAAAAGCGGATCCTCTTGACCACACATCCGGATCTGGCCCGGGTGTACAATCTTGATCGCTGCTTTTGTTTGCGGAGCAGACTGCCAAAAGAGCAGTTGCAGGAGGTTGTGTACCGGTTTCAGTTGGAGTGA